CCACCGGCCGCACGCCGCACGGCGACCGCTCTCACTCGTCACGTTCCGCGGGCCCGTTCCGGACCCACCGCGATGAACGCTACACAGTCGCGCCGACAGCCGGCTGCGCGCTGCGCACCCGCAGCGCCTCCCACCCGTTCAGGCCGACCAGGACGGCGGCCAGCAGGGCCAGCACGGCCAGTGCGGGCAGCCGGTGCAGCGGGGTGAGCAGCAGCACCGCGAGCAGTGCGGCGACGACTGCGGCGGCGACCAGCCGGGTCGGCGAGATCATCCCGAACATCATCCGGCGGGTGTAGTTGAAGGTCAGCAGGTACAGCGCACTGCCGCCGTACAGCAGGCCCAGCGTGCCGCCGCCGAGCGCCTCCTCGGGCCGGTCGACGGTCTCCGCGAAGCCGACGGCGACGGTGATCACGCCCGCGATCAGTCCCAGGTGCCCGTAGGAGAACACCTGCCGCAGCACGTCGCGGCGCGAGGCGGCGGTCTCCATGGCGTGCCGCATCGCGTCGGCGGCGTACCCGAAGTACTGCCACCACAGCGCGCAGGAGATCACGAAGGCGGTGGCGACGGAGGCGAGTTGGCCCGGGTGCAGGGGTGCGGCGGCGACCGGGGCGCCGATCCCGACGATCGACTCGCCGAGCGCCACCAGCAGGAACAGGCCGAACCGCTCGGGCAGGTGGCCGGGGTGGTAGGCGACCTTGGCGAGGCGGCGGCGCAGCAGCAGCGGCGCGGCGAGGTCGACGACCGCGGCGGTCGCCCACAGCGCCTCGCGCAGCGGGGCGCCGGCCAGTCCGCCGAGCAGCAGCAGCGGGCCGGAGACGAACGCGGCCACCCCGTACGGGCCGAACCAGGTCTGCCGCGCCCGGCTGGCCAGCAGGGCGACCAGGACCAGCCGGGCCGCCCAGTACGCGCCGCCGAACAGCGCGCCGCGGGCGCCGTACGCGCCGGGCAGGGCGAGCGCCATGAACAGGCCGCCCAGGCCCACCGCGAAGATCCCGATCCGGTCGCGCGGGTTGTCCACGTCCCGGATGTTGGCCTGGACGGTGGTGCCGACCCAGCACCAGTAGACCGGCACGAACGCGATCAGCGCCCGCCCGCAGCCCGCCCAGTCGTGGTGGTGGTGCAGCAGCGCCGACACCTGGGTCACTGCGAACACGAAAACCAGGTCGAAGTACAGCTCCGCCCAGGTGACGCGCTTCTCCCCCATCATCAACTCCCCCGTCTCGCAGGCCCCTTGGCGTGGGCTCGGCGTGCGACCGGCACAGGCTACCGGGACCGCCGCCCACCTGCTGTCCACGGGGTCGGACGCCCCTGCCCCGGACCGGCCCGGACGACTAGGCTGGGCCGCGTTGGGGCAGCCAGTGGCGCCCGACCGGCCAGCGGTGTCCGGTCGGAGCGATGCACGAGATCGTTCGACCAGCGCAAGACCGAGGAGACACCACCGTGGCAGACCGCAAGCCCATCGAGACCTGGCTGACCGACATGGACGGAGTCCTCATCCACGAGGGCGTGCCGATCCCCGGGGCCGATGCCTTCATCAAGCGGCTGCGTGAGTCCGGAAAGCCGTTCCTGGTGCTCACCAACAACTCCATCTACACCCAGCGCGACCTGCACGCCCGGCTGTCCCGGATGGGCCTGGACGTTCC
The DNA window shown above is from Streptomyces sp. TLI_171 and carries:
- a CDS encoding low temperature requirement protein A; this translates as MGEKRVTWAELYFDLVFVFAVTQVSALLHHHHDWAGCGRALIAFVPVYWCWVGTTVQANIRDVDNPRDRIGIFAVGLGGLFMALALPGAYGARGALFGGAYWAARLVLVALLASRARQTWFGPYGVAAFVSGPLLLLGGLAGAPLREALWATAAVVDLAAPLLLRRRLAKVAYHPGHLPERFGLFLLVALGESIVGIGAPVAAAPLHPGQLASVATAFVISCALWWQYFGYAADAMRHAMETAASRRDVLRQVFSYGHLGLIAGVITVAVGFAETVDRPEEALGGGTLGLLYGGSALYLLTFNYTRRMMFGMISPTRLVAAAVVAALLAVLLLTPLHRLPALAVLALLAAVLVGLNGWEALRVRSAQPAVGATV